The following proteins are co-located in the Microbacterium sp. Clip185 genome:
- a CDS encoding Dyp-type peroxidase — translation MSDRPASGISRRALLLSGGIGLGGAALGAAGGWALAQGVPGAPDAAPTTETGAVPSRGRTQAGIARPATPQRNGLVVVADTPEITTAAGVLAMLAALGERIDALTDPAATERIVLPDGPGDLTITIGIGPRLVTAIDASLPGADELPRFASDASLADDMRGGDLLISAYASDAGALHASIADVLAAASGAVRRWTQPCVRGAGEGTIVRNPLGYHDGIIVPHGDDELDENVWIADGPAAGGTIAVIRRLRLDTTGFHALPGERQDAVVGRVRATGDPLSGGGPTAEADLTAKSPDGSYLVPSRSHVRAAHPSFTGSRLMLRRGYAYSNAAGPGEAPDDGLLFMCFQRELDDFVRTQHRLDETDDLMTFATPTASASFLIVPGRTDGALGASLGR, via the coding sequence GTGAGCGACAGGCCCGCATCCGGGATCAGCAGACGGGCGCTGCTGCTGAGCGGGGGCATCGGCCTCGGCGGGGCGGCCCTCGGCGCCGCGGGCGGATGGGCGCTCGCGCAGGGTGTGCCGGGCGCCCCCGATGCCGCACCGACGACCGAGACCGGGGCGGTACCCTCCCGCGGGCGCACGCAGGCGGGCATCGCCCGTCCGGCCACGCCGCAGCGCAACGGACTGGTCGTGGTCGCGGACACCCCCGAGATCACCACCGCGGCGGGGGTGCTCGCGATGCTGGCGGCGCTCGGCGAGCGCATCGACGCCCTCACCGACCCCGCGGCCACCGAGCGCATCGTGCTGCCCGACGGCCCCGGCGACCTCACGATCACGATCGGGATCGGCCCGAGACTGGTCACCGCGATCGATGCCTCCCTTCCGGGGGCGGACGAGCTCCCGCGTTTCGCGAGCGATGCGTCGCTCGCGGACGACATGCGCGGCGGAGATCTGCTGATCTCGGCCTACGCATCGGATGCGGGCGCACTGCACGCGAGCATCGCCGACGTCCTCGCCGCCGCCTCCGGCGCCGTCCGCCGGTGGACGCAGCCGTGCGTGCGAGGCGCGGGCGAGGGCACGATCGTGCGCAACCCCCTCGGCTACCACGACGGCATCATCGTCCCCCACGGCGACGACGAGCTCGACGAGAACGTCTGGATCGCCGACGGCCCCGCGGCGGGCGGGACGATCGCGGTGATCCGACGCCTCCGGCTCGACACCACGGGCTTCCACGCGCTGCCGGGCGAGCGTCAGGATGCGGTCGTCGGCCGCGTCCGCGCCACGGGCGACCCCCTCTCGGGCGGCGGGCCCACGGCCGAGGCGGATCTCACCGCGAAGAGCCCCGACGGCAGCTATCTCGTGCCATCCCGCTCCCACGTGCGCGCGGCCCACCCCTCCTTCACAGGCAGCCGGCTCATGCTCCGACGCGGGTACGCGTACAGCAATGCCGCGGGCCCGGGTGAGGCGCCCGACGACGGCCTGCTGTTCATGTGCTTCCAGCGCGAGCTCGACGATTTCGTGCGCACGCAGCATCGCCTCGACGAGACGGACGATCTGATGACGTTCGCCACGCCGACCGCATCCGCGTCGTTCCTCATCGTGCCGGGACGCACCGACGGCGCCCTCGGCGCGAGCCTCGGACGCTGA
- a CDS encoding right-handed parallel beta-helix repeat-containing protein: MPASSRGRLAAALAALALAASALAACAAEPATLETVAVPADAPTISEAVTRVAEGGLILVSPGVYPEQVLVDKPGVTVRGLNRNETVVDGEGQRPYGIVAIADGVSVENLTVTGATFYGVLVTGLHDENGPTAHGGGGYTHLDPEKFPPVQRFSIDHVTAYNNGLYGLYAFDAQHGVISNSYASGSADSGIYVGQCRDCDITVRDNIAENNAVGFENANASDSVYIVGNRFSRNRVGLTLISNYQEAFVPQSGNTVVGNLVSDNVEPTSPVQADGGFGIGIGISGGTSNDIRDNRIAGNARAGVLLAGTEDLRAASNDFSGNAFEANGVDTANISGPRAPAQGNCVDPAAVTVLPAGLTADCAGGVDQPAASAAELPSSVAPPGVSFRAVPPPPPQPQLPDPQAPARSLPDSVGAPDLSRYPLPAADLLAAGARG, encoded by the coding sequence ATGCCTGCTTCCTCGAGGGGCCGTCTCGCGGCCGCTCTCGCTGCCCTCGCCCTGGCCGCATCCGCTCTCGCCGCGTGCGCCGCCGAACCCGCGACGCTCGAGACGGTCGCCGTGCCGGCGGACGCCCCCACGATCTCCGAGGCAGTGACACGGGTCGCCGAAGGCGGGCTCATCCTCGTCTCGCCGGGCGTCTATCCCGAGCAGGTCCTCGTCGACAAGCCGGGCGTGACGGTTCGCGGTCTGAATCGCAACGAGACCGTCGTCGACGGCGAAGGACAGCGCCCCTACGGGATCGTCGCAATCGCCGACGGCGTCAGCGTCGAGAACCTCACTGTCACGGGCGCGACCTTCTACGGAGTGCTGGTGACGGGCCTCCACGACGAGAACGGCCCCACGGCGCACGGCGGCGGCGGGTACACGCACCTCGATCCCGAGAAGTTCCCGCCGGTGCAGCGCTTCTCGATCGATCACGTGACCGCGTACAACAACGGCCTGTACGGGCTATACGCCTTCGACGCCCAGCACGGCGTCATCTCGAACTCCTACGCCTCCGGCTCCGCAGACAGCGGCATCTACGTCGGGCAGTGCCGCGACTGCGACATCACCGTCAGAGACAACATCGCCGAGAACAACGCCGTCGGCTTCGAGAACGCCAATGCCTCCGACAGCGTCTACATCGTGGGCAACCGTTTCAGCCGCAACCGCGTGGGTCTGACGCTGATCTCCAACTACCAGGAGGCCTTCGTCCCACAGTCCGGCAACACGGTCGTCGGCAACCTCGTCTCGGACAACGTCGAGCCCACCTCGCCCGTGCAGGCGGATGGCGGGTTCGGCATCGGCATCGGCATCAGCGGCGGCACGAGCAACGACATCCGCGACAACCGCATCGCGGGCAACGCGCGGGCGGGTGTGCTGCTGGCGGGCACCGAGGATCTGAGAGCTGCGAGCAACGACTTCAGCGGCAACGCCTTCGAGGCGAACGGCGTCGACACCGCGAACATCTCGGGGCCCCGGGCGCCCGCGCAGGGCAACTGCGTCGATCCCGCCGCCGTGACGGTGCTGCCTGCGGGCCTCACCGCGGACTGCGCGGGCGGTGTGGACCAGCCCGCAGCGAGTGCGGCGGAGCTGCCCTCATCCGTCGCACCGCCCGGAGTGAGCTTCCGCGCCGTGCCCCCGCCGCCGCCGCAGCCGCAGCTGCCCGATCCCCAGGCTCCGGCGCGCTCGCTCCCCGACTCCGTGGGCGCCCCCGACCTCAGCCGCTACCCGCTTCCGGCGGCCGACCTGCTCGCCGCCGGAGCGCGCGGATGA
- a CDS encoding SdrD B-like domain-containing protein has protein sequence MPTALARPRHARRRLLGAAMAWTLALTGVGLAAAAPASAAPEDEVRGTVFRDFNGNGFFDTGNAAGTGQANDRGLAGVTVTVVDGAGTTLGTTTSAADGTYAIDASDALSSHVRVEFSDWPTAYEPSGTSTAGSNGTSVQFAEVGQSGVDFALNQPADYSQAQAPIVTSIQRAGAPSAAQGGSAAAINGAAITALPYQASYRGAQPSGFANLTTLATFGEVGAVSSVVYQAQSNTVFAFATYKRQSGLGSLGIGGVYRVSDVLGADGKPSDAGSVTPWLDLTDLGIDLGTAASNAARGLTSATTATHDVDGFEKAGKIGVGGVALSADGSTLYFVNLNDKKLYAIDVSDPAVTPTTYTSWDLGLGDGQRPWAVTVHGGSIYVGYVDSGETAAGPRPGLAAAAADMSLHVLATPADAPGTWTEVLSSSLGYAKGDVAMGALGTQAKRWNSWTDTWTWSGGSVSEANGGWHIYPQPILSSLYFDDQGYLSLGLLDRTAVQGGNRNWGTVSTGFYETASGGDLLIAAPSGAGFVMENNGVVGTRTAAVGATPEGPGGREFYDDRQNLGGGTYHRENSLGSVIGMRGTGEVVATTYDPLGGIRLAGLQWFNQNNGRSISGYEQTLDGGGSASPDGTFQKGGGLGAVALVAREAPVEIGNRVWFDADQDGIQDADEPSIAGVTVELRDSTGNVVATKVTDENGEYYFRSDADGFATSGDYTVTFVKPTSGNVDLRGPNAASFGDVRWEDASFTKTAQGGDRAIDSNADASGNAPVTIAGAGFNDHTIDAGFVANVPFTVEKDIDASGGAATDGQQFTIDLAARDFRGGSLSPPLTQNSVTLEAGEVSGAFTVPVGTRIKLSESDPKVKSYVVSGAGAADADGYHALTGTGTTLALVVTNTLFAPGTITVTKDVTGDFSLASDQLADAVFTVAYTSAAGSGTLELKSADWKATSIPLPYGTVVTLSEPTITGVDPSVAFATPVWSSGDNGDGTATVTVGDGTDTALTLTNPSTLLTGSFSITKDVTGPGASRVPATTAFVAEYSVDGGTTWTDLAEVVDGETVAGPAALPTGSSVLVREKAAPTLPDVAWGQVAFSGTGVVDNGDGTATITIGNGTTVQVTMQNPTTPLNGQFSVTKDVTGPAETLLDADTTFDVDYVWSGGNGTLTVRNGETATSPSFPTGTVVTVTEVAPTDGLPAGADWGTPALTIDGTPAANGSTITIGDATTIAVVVDNPTTVTPTVEIRKGDGDEATSTIVHEADTVADGQAYGPDESRSVVFRVVNTGPEPLRKVAITDATVAGGAVTQLSFAFPDGSTTAADYDAATGVWTAEWANTFAPGTTEWAVGDVIVGTAQLTPRVGDGAHQDVATVTAEGALSGQPVGDENGYNAFTGAIQVIKYDGNLPDPVVKDATGGWTTPAKPLLSPAQDANTQDTAVTYPVLTPQKVRWVVTNTGDTWLTDLSLVDLTQNGPAVGDDWTADLSAFGGPADYSFTANGNWQGLLPPGASFFAEGTLTLPASTTHADEVTVVGTVVVPETDADGKPTDQPATSGGTPVTAKHDDGTPYTVTDEDPFHAETGVGPIVDIQKGDGSGTTIDNEADTMADGEAYTPGETRTIVFRSTNTGDEPLVSVELGDVTIAGGAVVSMSWTLPDGTALPATQDAATGAWTASWPGPWQPGDVITGTASLTLGAASEAHVDRASVDAVGQLSGIPVTDSNDYNAFTGAIQVIKYDGNLADPAITDETGAWVTPAKPLADAAQDANDADHAVEYPVGVAQPVRWVVTNAGTTWMTDITLTDTTDAGPAIGADWTADLSAFGGPADYSFAESGPWDGLLPPGASFFAQGTLTLAAAASHADTVDVTGTVVVPAVGADGVTPNGEPLLVDGDAVRATVPSPDDPSVRVPFVLSDDDPFHARTGVGPYVDIEKGDGEGTTIANDADTMGDGQNYANGETRTIVLTVTNTGDEDLHRVVLSDENLSGASIQSLVWTLPDGSALPATQQGSGWSARWEQTFSGDAVWRPGEVITGSATLTLDGGQPHVDRAVVDAEGVASGIPVTDRDDYNAFTSGIQVIKYDGDKADPAVKDASGGWVVPTKPLVDAAQDANDRDHAVKYEAGSTHTVRWVVTNTGSTWLTAIDLTDATANGPDVERWSADLSAFGGPAAYDFVASGTWHGMIPPGASFFAEGTLRLGEGVSHADTVSVGGTPVVPATDSNGVPTGQPQVDGSGTPVPVTDRSGAPVRLTDSDPFHAYAPGALAVTGITLSITGAVLAALLLLTIGLMAVVVARGRRRARA, from the coding sequence ATGCCCACTGCCCTTGCCCGCCCCAGACATGCCCGCCGGCGCCTGCTCGGCGCGGCCATGGCGTGGACGCTCGCCCTCACCGGCGTTGGCCTCGCCGCGGCGGCACCCGCATCCGCCGCGCCCGAGGACGAGGTTCGCGGAACCGTCTTCCGCGACTTCAACGGCAACGGCTTCTTCGACACCGGCAACGCCGCAGGAACGGGTCAGGCCAACGACCGCGGCCTCGCGGGCGTCACGGTCACGGTCGTCGACGGCGCCGGTACGACGCTGGGCACGACGACCTCCGCGGCCGACGGCACCTACGCGATCGACGCGTCGGATGCGCTGAGCTCCCACGTGCGCGTCGAGTTCTCCGACTGGCCCACCGCGTACGAGCCGAGCGGCACGAGCACGGCGGGCAGCAACGGCACGAGCGTGCAGTTCGCCGAGGTCGGCCAGTCGGGCGTCGACTTCGCCCTGAACCAGCCGGCCGACTACTCCCAGGCGCAGGCGCCGATCGTCACCTCCATCCAGCGGGCGGGCGCCCCTTCGGCGGCGCAGGGCGGCTCGGCTGCGGCCATCAACGGTGCGGCGATCACAGCGCTGCCGTACCAGGCGAGCTACCGCGGTGCGCAGCCGTCCGGATTCGCGAACCTCACCACGCTGGCCACGTTCGGCGAGGTGGGTGCGGTCTCGAGCGTCGTCTATCAGGCGCAGTCCAACACCGTGTTCGCCTTCGCCACCTACAAGCGTCAGAGCGGTCTCGGGTCCCTCGGCATCGGCGGCGTGTACCGGGTGAGCGACGTGCTCGGCGCCGACGGCAAGCCCTCGGATGCGGGCTCCGTCACACCGTGGCTCGATCTGACCGACCTGGGGATCGATCTCGGTACGGCAGCAAGCAACGCCGCGCGTGGGCTCACCTCCGCGACCACCGCCACCCACGACGTGGACGGGTTCGAGAAGGCCGGCAAGATCGGCGTCGGCGGCGTCGCCCTCTCGGCCGACGGCTCGACGCTGTACTTCGTCAACCTGAACGACAAGAAGCTATACGCGATCGACGTCTCCGACCCGGCGGTGACCCCGACGACCTACACCTCGTGGGACCTCGGCCTCGGCGACGGTCAGCGCCCCTGGGCCGTGACGGTGCACGGCGGCTCGATCTACGTCGGCTACGTCGACTCCGGCGAGACCGCGGCCGGCCCGCGGCCCGGGCTCGCCGCCGCCGCCGCAGACATGTCGCTGCACGTGCTCGCCACGCCCGCCGATGCACCCGGCACGTGGACCGAGGTGCTCTCCTCGTCGCTGGGCTACGCCAAGGGTGACGTCGCCATGGGTGCGCTCGGCACCCAGGCCAAGCGCTGGAACAGCTGGACCGACACGTGGACGTGGTCGGGCGGCTCGGTCAGCGAGGCCAACGGCGGCTGGCACATCTACCCTCAGCCGATCCTCTCAAGCCTCTACTTCGACGACCAGGGCTACCTCAGCCTGGGACTTCTCGACCGCACGGCGGTCCAGGGCGGCAACCGCAACTGGGGCACCGTCAGCACGGGCTTCTACGAGACCGCATCCGGTGGCGACCTGCTGATCGCCGCTCCCAGCGGAGCGGGCTTCGTGATGGAGAACAACGGTGTCGTGGGCACCCGCACGGCGGCCGTCGGCGCGACGCCCGAAGGCCCCGGCGGACGGGAGTTCTACGACGACCGCCAGAACCTCGGAGGCGGTACCTACCACCGGGAGAACTCGCTCGGCTCCGTCATCGGCATGCGCGGCACGGGTGAAGTCGTCGCGACCACCTACGACCCGCTCGGCGGCATCCGGCTGGCCGGACTCCAGTGGTTCAACCAGAACAACGGACGCTCGATCTCCGGCTACGAGCAGACCCTCGACGGCGGCGGCTCGGCCTCGCCCGACGGCACGTTCCAGAAGGGTGGCGGCCTCGGTGCCGTGGCCCTGGTCGCCCGCGAAGCGCCGGTCGAGATCGGCAACCGTGTGTGGTTCGATGCCGATCAGGACGGCATCCAGGATGCCGACGAGCCCTCGATCGCCGGCGTCACGGTCGAGCTGCGCGACAGCACCGGAAACGTCGTCGCCACCAAGGTCACGGACGAGAACGGCGAGTACTACTTCCGCTCCGACGCCGACGGCTTCGCCACCTCCGGCGACTACACGGTGACGTTCGTCAAGCCCACCTCGGGCAACGTGGATCTGCGTGGACCCAACGCCGCGAGCTTCGGCGACGTGCGCTGGGAAGACGCATCCTTCACGAAGACCGCCCAGGGCGGCGACCGGGCGATCGACTCGAACGCCGACGCATCCGGCAACGCGCCGGTCACGATCGCCGGCGCAGGGTTCAACGACCACACGATCGACGCCGGCTTCGTCGCGAACGTCCCGTTCACGGTGGAGAAGGACATCGACGCCTCGGGAGGCGCTGCCACAGACGGGCAGCAGTTCACGATCGATCTCGCCGCGCGCGACTTCCGCGGCGGATCCCTCTCGCCCCCGCTCACTCAGAACAGCGTGACCCTCGAAGCGGGTGAGGTCTCCGGCGCGTTCACCGTGCCCGTCGGGACCCGCATCAAGCTCTCGGAGAGCGACCCCAAGGTGAAGTCCTACGTCGTGTCGGGCGCCGGTGCAGCGGATGCCGACGGCTACCACGCGCTGACCGGGACGGGTACGACGCTCGCCCTCGTCGTGACGAACACCCTGTTCGCCCCGGGCACGATCACGGTGACCAAGGACGTCACCGGCGACTTCAGCCTCGCCTCGGACCAGCTGGCGGACGCGGTCTTCACCGTCGCGTACACCTCGGCCGCAGGCAGCGGCACGCTCGAGCTGAAGAGCGCCGACTGGAAGGCGACGAGCATTCCGTTGCCCTACGGCACCGTCGTGACCTTGAGCGAGCCCACCATCACGGGCGTCGACCCGAGCGTCGCCTTCGCTACGCCCGTGTGGAGCTCCGGCGACAACGGCGACGGCACGGCCACCGTGACCGTCGGCGACGGCACCGATACCGCGCTCACGCTCACCAACCCCTCGACGCTGTTGACCGGGAGCTTCTCGATCACCAAGGACGTCACCGGGCCCGGCGCATCCCGGGTGCCCGCGACGACGGCCTTCGTCGCGGAGTACTCCGTCGACGGCGGCACGACGTGGACCGACCTCGCCGAGGTCGTCGACGGCGAGACCGTCGCGGGACCCGCGGCGCTGCCCACCGGATCCTCGGTCCTGGTGCGCGAGAAGGCAGCGCCGACCCTGCCCGATGTGGCCTGGGGTCAGGTCGCCTTCTCCGGAACCGGCGTCGTCGACAACGGCGACGGGACCGCGACGATCACCATCGGCAACGGCACGACCGTGCAGGTGACGATGCAGAACCCGACGACGCCGTTGAACGGCCAGTTCTCGGTGACGAAGGACGTGACGGGACCGGCCGAGACGCTTCTGGATGCGGACACGACCTTCGACGTCGACTACGTCTGGTCGGGCGGCAACGGCACCCTCACCGTGCGCAACGGCGAGACGGCCACGTCACCCTCGTTCCCGACGGGCACGGTCGTGACCGTGACCGAGGTCGCGCCGACCGACGGACTTCCCGCAGGCGCCGACTGGGGCACTCCCGCGCTCACGATCGACGGAACCCCGGCGGCGAACGGGTCGACCATCACGATCGGCGACGCCACGACGATCGCCGTCGTGGTCGATAACCCGACGACCGTGACCCCCACCGTCGAGATCCGCAAGGGCGACGGCGACGAGGCGACGAGCACCATCGTGCACGAGGCGGACACCGTCGCAGACGGCCAGGCCTACGGGCCGGACGAGTCGCGCAGCGTCGTGTTCCGTGTCGTGAACACGGGCCCCGAGCCGCTGCGCAAGGTGGCCATCACCGACGCCACGGTCGCCGGAGGCGCGGTGACGCAGCTGAGCTTCGCCTTCCCCGACGGATCGACGACGGCGGCGGACTACGACGCCGCCACGGGCGTCTGGACGGCCGAGTGGGCGAACACGTTCGCTCCCGGCACCACCGAGTGGGCCGTCGGCGATGTCATCGTCGGCACCGCCCAGCTCACGCCCCGCGTCGGCGACGGTGCGCACCAGGACGTCGCGACAGTAACGGCAGAGGGTGCGCTCTCCGGCCAGCCCGTCGGCGACGAGAACGGCTACAACGCCTTCACGGGTGCGATCCAGGTGATCAAGTACGACGGCAACCTGCCCGACCCGGTCGTGAAGGACGCGACCGGCGGCTGGACCACTCCCGCGAAGCCGCTGCTCTCGCCCGCGCAGGACGCGAACACCCAGGACACCGCCGTGACCTACCCGGTGCTCACGCCGCAGAAGGTCCGGTGGGTGGTCACCAACACGGGCGACACCTGGCTCACCGATCTCTCATTGGTCGATCTCACCCAGAACGGCCCCGCGGTGGGTGACGACTGGACGGCAGACCTGTCCGCCTTCGGCGGGCCCGCGGACTACTCGTTCACCGCGAACGGCAACTGGCAGGGACTCCTGCCGCCCGGAGCCTCGTTCTTCGCCGAGGGGACGCTCACGCTGCCCGCATCGACGACGCACGCCGACGAGGTGACCGTGGTGGGAACGGTCGTCGTGCCCGAGACGGATGCGGACGGCAAGCCGACCGATCAGCCCGCCACCTCCGGCGGCACGCCGGTCACGGCCAAGCACGACGACGGCACCCCCTACACCGTGACCGACGAGGACCCCTTCCACGCCGAGACCGGTGTGGGACCTATCGTCGACATCCAGAAGGGCGACGGCTCGGGGACGACCATCGACAACGAAGCCGACACGATGGCGGACGGCGAGGCGTACACACCCGGTGAGACGCGCACGATCGTCTTCCGCTCCACCAACACCGGCGACGAGCCCCTCGTGTCGGTCGAGCTCGGCGACGTGACGATCGCCGGCGGCGCCGTGGTCTCGATGAGCTGGACCCTGCCCGACGGCACAGCGCTGCCGGCGACGCAGGACGCCGCCACCGGCGCGTGGACGGCGTCATGGCCCGGTCCCTGGCAGCCCGGCGACGTGATCACCGGCACGGCATCGCTCACCCTGGGGGCAGCCTCCGAGGCGCACGTCGACCGTGCGAGCGTCGACGCGGTCGGTCAGCTCTCCGGCATCCCGGTCACGGACTCGAACGACTACAACGCGTTCACGGGTGCGATCCAGGTGATCAAGTACGACGGCAACCTCGCCGACCCGGCCATCACCGACGAGACGGGAGCGTGGGTCACGCCCGCCAAGCCGCTCGCGGACGCCGCGCAGGACGCGAACGACGCCGATCACGCCGTGGAGTATCCGGTGGGAGTGGCTCAGCCCGTGCGCTGGGTGGTCACGAACGCCGGGACGACGTGGATGACCGACATCACGCTGACGGACACGACGGATGCGGGTCCCGCCATCGGTGCCGACTGGACGGCCGACCTGTCGGCGTTCGGTGGGCCCGCGGACTACTCCTTCGCCGAGAGCGGACCCTGGGACGGCCTCCTGCCGCCCGGTGCGTCGTTCTTCGCGCAGGGGACGCTGACGCTGGCGGCCGCCGCATCGCACGCCGACACGGTCGATGTGACGGGAACCGTCGTGGTGCCCGCGGTCGGAGCCGACGGCGTGACCCCGAACGGCGAGCCGTTGCTCGTCGACGGCGACGCCGTGCGCGCCACCGTGCCCAGCCCCGACGACCCGTCGGTGCGCGTTCCCTTCGTCCTCTCCGACGACGACCCGTTCCACGCCCGTACGGGCGTCGGCCCCTACGTCGACATCGAGAAGGGCGACGGCGAGGGCACGACGATCGCGAACGACGCCGACACGATGGGCGACGGTCAGAACTACGCGAACGGCGAGACCCGCACGATCGTGCTGACCGTCACCAACACGGGCGACGAGGACCTGCACCGTGTGGTGCTGAGCGACGAGAACCTCTCGGGCGCCTCCATCCAGTCGCTGGTGTGGACGCTTCCCGACGGCTCGGCGCTGCCGGCGACGCAGCAGGGCTCCGGCTGGAGCGCCCGCTGGGAGCAGACGTTCTCGGGCGACGCGGTCTGGCGTCCGGGTGAGGTCATCACGGGCTCCGCGACCCTCACGCTCGACGGGGGACAGCCTCATGTCGACCGTGCGGTGGTCGATGCCGAGGGTGTCGCCAGCGGCATCCCGGTCACGGATCGAGACGACTACAACGCGTTCACGTCCGGCATCCAGGTGATCAAGTACGACGGCGATAAGGCCGATCCGGCGGTGAAGGATGCTTCGGGAGGCTGGGTCGTGCCCACCAAGCCGCTCGTCGACGCCGCTCAGGACGCCAACGACCGTGACCACGCCGTGAAGTACGAGGCGGGCAGCACCCACACGGTGCGCTGGGTCGTCACGAACACCGGCTCGACGTGGCTGACGGCGATCGACCTGACCGACGCCACGGCGAACGGTCCCGACGTGGAACGCTGGAGCGCCGACCTGTCGGCGTTCGGGGGACCCGCGGCGTACGACTTCGTCGCGAGCGGAACGTGGCACGGGATGATCCCGCCCGGGGCGTCCTTCTTCGCCGAGGGCACCCTGCGCCTCGGTGAGGGGGTCAGCCACGCGGACACCGTGAGCGTCGGCGGCACTCCCGTCGTGCCGGCCACCGACAGCAACGGTGTGCCGACCGGGCAGCCGCAGGTCGACGGGTCGGGTACGCCCGTCCCCGTGACCGACCGATCGGGAGCCCCCGTGCGACTGACCGACAGCGATCCCTTCCACGCCTATGCGCCGGGAGCGCTGGCGGTGACCGGAATCACCCTGTCGATCACCGGTGCGGTGCTGGCGGCACTCCTGCTGCTGACCATCGGACTCATGGCCGTGGTCGTCGCCCGAGGACGACGCCGGGCCCGAGCCTGA